The segment CACGGACGAACGGCGATGGTAAACACTCCATGAAGGGCAAAAACCAGCCTCCCCAGACACAAAAAAGAATGTGCAACCAAGTCTGTAATAACTGCACCTATATCGATTCAGAGAACATTATAAACGAAAATCCTACATTTTCTTTTCCTATTTATGCTGCAATCTACACCATGGCACATGCATTACACAATGTTCTGCAATGCGACGAAAATGGTTGCAACAGGAACATGTCGGTTTACCCTTTTATGGTATGTTGGTTTAATAGAACAATGCAATTCATAATGACCAAAAGTGTTTGAACACTCACACTTCACAGGCATTATTAcatctataacagcctccacttttatAGTATGGTCTCTTTGTGGGAATTTCTGCCTATAGTCAAAGAGAGTCAAACTTTGCTTTAAAAATTTAGACTCACAATCAAGGTtttaattaatcccaaaggttGTTCAGTGGCATTGAGGTCAGGGCACTTTGCTTCCTTGAGTTCATTCACACTAAAGTCATCGAACTATGTCTGTATGGGCTTTGCTTTGtatacaggggcacagtcatgctggaaccatGAAAGGCCCCTCCACAAGCCATTGCGACAAAGTAAGaagcacatttattttatgtaactgATTCAAAataagattagattagattttagATTAgaatcaactttattgtcattacgcatgtacaagtacaaggcaacgaaatgcagtttagcatctaaccagaagtgaaataagcagcaagtgcaaaatgtacagtatctatggtaaacattatttacaggaTACGGGCAGTGGTATGGACAAGATATAcaggtgaatatattattgCATGTACTATAAACATGATATACAGATGGGAGTGCTATAGACATAATATATAGATTGAGGTGCTATGAACATAATAGAAggatgtatacagtataggtGTAAATTGTGAACATATTTTACCATGGTATGTACAAATGATATATTATACTATGCAGAAAAAGGATTGTAGTGCAACCTTTAACCAGGAGAAGAGATGTGGGGGGTTATTGGGGAACAGAGTTCAGTAAggagacagctctggggaaaaagctgttcctcaatCTGCTGGTCTTGTTCCGGAGGCTTCTAAAGCGCCTGCCGGAGGGTTCCTTAAGAATGCTGCAAGCTCGACGCAGACAGCATTTCCTCTGGTCGTCCTCAATGGGTGGAAGTGGAGTCCCTGTGATGCGCTGGGCCGTTTTCACCACTCGCTGCAGTGCCTTGCGGTTTGCAACAGTGCAGTTCCCATACTAGACTGTGATACAGCTGGTCAGGACACTTTCAATCGCACAGCGGTAAAAGTTCACCAGAATGACCGAAGATGGGTGGTGTTTCTTAGTTGTCCTCTGGAAGAAGAGGCGCTGGTGAGCCTTCTTGGCCAGGCTGGAGGTGTTGGTGATCCAGGACAGGTCCTCCGATATGTGGGTCCCCAGGAACTTGAAGCTATCCCGTCGATgtgcattaaattaaattgattAAAAGCAAACATCTAAATTAACAACAAGGGTGTCCACACTCTTTTGGTCATATgatgtattattaattatttggtGTATCCTGTGCAAACCATTTTGTCCAACATACCGTTTTGCCTTTCGTTCTGTAGCTATTGAAGGAAATGAAGAAGCTGAATTTTACCCTTAATGGTCGCCAAGTTATGTACGATAACAAAGGAGATACACTTGTCGCTTATGATGTCGTCTACTGGTCTCTCGGAACCGGTTCTTCAGTCAAGAGAATTGGTTCATACACCACTTACCCGAAAATCTCATTCtccatcaacaactccctgataGGATGGGATAGGAATGCATCTGTAAGTGAAGCAGCTATTTATTGTGTTCAGCATTATAATGATGCCGTTGATGACGGACATCTCATCTTTGTAAGGTACCTTTTGGAAACTGCTCTGCTCAGTGTCAGAAGGGATTCCAAAGGCAGAGGGACAACAATCACGCTTGCTGTTTTCAATGCAAGATCTGCCAAAGGAACACCTATGTCAACTATACGCGTAAGTATTCTGACTTTTGAATTCTGAATAAAGAGTTTGGATTGTAGATCTAGGCCTGTATTCATGTAGCATTATggtaaataagtaattaatgtCAAACCTTAATGTTTGAGAAGATCTGATTTGCAGTCGGCGTTCAAGTTCACCCCAAACCACATCCTGTTTGCCACAGGTTGTgcaaatatacaccaatcagccacaacattagaaaaacattgtccattttatcagctcctcttaccacataggagcactttgaagttctacaattactgactgtagtccatctgtttctctacgtgctttgttacccccctttcatgctgttcttaatggtcaggacaatggtcaccacaaagcaggtattatttaggtggtggatcattctcagcactgcagtgacactgacatggtggtggtgtgttggtctgttgtgctggtatgagtgatcagaaacagcactgctgctggagttttcaaataccgtgtccactcactatccactctattagacactcctacctagttggtccaccttgtagatgtaaagtcagagacgatcgctcatctgttgctgcagtttgagttggtcatcttctagacctgcccacggggcgctgttggcggactattctcagtccagcagtgacagtgaggtgtttaaaaactctatcagcgctactaccagcataacacacactaacacaccaccaccatgtcggtgtcactgcagtgctgagaatgatccaccacctaaataatacctactctgtagtggtcctgtaggggtcctgaccattgacaaacagcatgaaagggggctttaATGCCCAAATACCTTGTCTAATACTCTTTGTGTTGGGTTTACTATGATTAATGGTGTACCTTATTTATGGATTGATTTCAGAAAACCCCTACGCTTGTGTTGCATGTAATGCAGATGAATGGTCAGAACAGGGAAGCACATCCTGCAAGAAGCGCTCTATCCTGTATCTGCATTATACAAACCCTCTTTCTTTAGTAATTCTGGCATTTTCTGTATTGTTTATCGTTCTATGTATTGCAATCACTATCCTGTTCTTATACAGTATTAACACACCAGTGGTAAAATCTGCCGGTGGCAATATGTGTTTCATCATGTTAGCTTCTCTGGCTATGTCCTCCATAAGCGTGTTCTTTTTCTTTGAACAACCAACAATGATCAGTTGCATCTTTAGGaatgttatgttttatgttttctaCACTATTAGCATCTCCTGTCTGGCTGTGCGTTCCTTTCAAATCGTCTGCATCTTCAAAATGGCTGCGAAGTTTCCCAAAATTTACAGATTGTGGGTGCAGCACAACGGCCAGTGGCTTGTCATCGCAATGTTTCCTTTTTTTCAACTAATGATTTTGGTTCTGTGGGTGATTCTAAAAACTCCTGATTCTTCCACAAATACAGAATTTTATTATGATGCGATTATCCTTGGCTGTTCAACAGGGCATTTTGGGtttaaatgtgtaagtgtgttctTTACTTGGTCCCTCAGTGTcctgtgtttttctttctcctACATGGGAACCGATCTACCCAAAAACTACAACGAAGCCAAATCTATAACATTCAGCAtgcttttgttttatataaGCTGGTCGTTTTACTTCACGGCAAACATGATATCTGCAGACCCACACGTCCAGCTTCTCAATGCAGTGGCACAGCTGTTCAGCCTGTATGGTATCCTAATGAGTTACTTTATTCCAAAGTCTTACGTTATTGTATTTCAACCGAAAAAGAACACACAGGCATACTTTCAGACATCAATTCAGACTTACACCCAAACCATGAGTAGAATGTAAACTGTACTTTTATTGGGGTGTCTTTATGTCAGATTATCAACATGTTACTCATTGATTCTTTATCTGCTGATTTTGTATTAGACCTTTAACCTATAATTGtagatatacaccaatcagccataacattaaaaccacctccttgtttctacactcactgtccattttatcagctccacttatcataaagaagcactttgtagttctacaattactgactgtagtccatctgtttctgtacatgctttgttagccccctttcatgctgttcttcaatggtcaggactctcccaggaccactacagagtaggtattatttaggtggtggatcattctcagtactgcagtgacactgacatggtggtggtgtgttagtgtgtgttgtgttggtatgagtggatcagacacatcaatgctgatggagtttttaaacacctcactgtcactgctggactgagaatagtccaccaaccaaaaatatcagtgtgaccactgatgaaattctaaaagatgaccaactcaaagagcagcaatagatgagcgatcgtctctgactttacatctacaaggtggaccaactaggtaggagtgtctaatagagtggacactgagtggacacggtatttaaaaactccagcagcgcagctttgtctgatccacttataccagcacaacacacactaacatactaccaccatgtcattgtcactgcagtgctgagaatgatccaccacccaaataatacctgccctgtggtggtcctgatgaactacagtcagtgtgtgtagaactacaaagtgcttttatatggtaagtggagctgataaaatggacagtgagtgtagaaacaaggaggtggttttaatgttatggctgatcagtgtatatccatATTGCCTGAATTCCTGGGACCATATGTAAAGCAAACCCAAAGCAAAGATTTGTATTTCTTTTGTGATCTTTTTGAAGTTTGTAAATGGAAACGATATAGAGAAAATAATTAGCATTTTACCTTATAAACTATTTTGTAAGTACAGTATGTGCTAATTATAAATCTACCTAAAGTTCATAaggtaaatgattaaatataattttataggAATAGATGGAATAAAAGAAACTGTGTACAGTGAAATacaattatgtatttttttttaagaaatgtaGATGTGTTttacaaatatataatatactgtattcaGGCTTATATGGTGTGTTTATTAATCTtaatatcttaataaaatacaaatgtagTTTATGAATCTGAATTTATCAGTTAGCCTATTATTCCATTAAGCAATTGTATTGATTTATTGAaataaacatacagtacatactagttttgttgtgttattttttatactctgattttaaataaatgcaacacctttatacactatatggccaaaaatatgtgggcACGTCTTCTAGTTACTGAGTTACAGTGTCTCAGCCACACCTATTCATGTGAGAGGTGTATAAaagcaattatataaaattaattatatgctttatctaattatttatttttgttaatctcaactcaaaataaaaaaaacaaattcatCGGGGTATGCCAACACTGCAAAAAATACTTTCTTTCATGCATGAATTATAACAACATAAATCAAGATTTATTTTccaaaattgtttaattttcCTTTCAGGCTAATAAAACTATTGAAttgcttttttacattttaaatgtaattaattaagaGTTATTCATGTGTTCACTCAGGTGGACAGCATGCATTTAGAGTTTCACTGAGAGTGATATTTCATTAAGCACTCAATGAAAAGAACAATAATTTTAGGAATAAATCAAGTAAAATACaaacttttttaatgcatttttctcccttttagcgcgtccaattttatCACGCCTTGCTCCTATGtcgatctctgctctgaccgaggagatcgaagctaacccacgccccctccgacacgtgggcagcaagctgtatgcatcttatcacccatacattgacgagtgttgtgccacctagcgttgtgtacggagagacacaccctaagagcacttttTCCTTatctctgtgtagacgcctctaatcagccagcagaggtcgtaattgcaccagtctgacagagagagacctcGAATGGTACAAGagacacaaaattaaaaatattaatttaatactaTTAAAAATAGTGTGGTTTACAAAATAAATCCATTTTCACCAAAATATGGATTTACCGTAAAATACATTTGGTAGTTGAAATATCCCCAGAATGCATGATGTCTATTTTAGTGGACATGTGGTTAACTGTAATTTACTgcttcaaaaaaataaatatttgtcgctcaggtggcgcagcggtaaaaacacacacgctgcaaccagagctgggatctcaaatacatcgtatcgaatctcggctgcCGGCTGAGATCTgaacggccacatgaacaacgattggcctctctctggatatgggtctctctctgtcagactggtgcaattacgacctctgctggctgattagaggcgcctacacagagatgagcaaagagtgctcttagggtgtgtctcttcgcaCACAACcttaggtggcacaacactcatcaatgctaaagggggagaaaacgGGGAAGAAAAtccctttaaaaaaaatcaataaataaaataaatacatatttgatCAACGCAATGATTGTATTGCTTCTTAGATGTTGCTTTTTGTGCTCAAATTTTATTTACCAGCAAAGATGCATTTCAGTAATAGCATTTTACAGAAATCCCCAAAGCAAATAAAGATTCTGACATTCAGTAAGCTATTTTGGTTTACCATATGATTTGTTGCACTTGCAACAAATTGGTTTTTTGGTAGCGTCCCCTTAAAAGGCTGTCATGCATCAATAACAGTAAAACCTTTTAcatcacattaaaacattttcatttaagAGGAGTTTGTAAtattggccatatagtgaagGGAAGGagaaattaaacatttatttagttatttaa is part of the Trichomycterus rosablanca isolate fTriRos1 chromosome 7, fTriRos1.hap1, whole genome shotgun sequence genome and harbors:
- the LOC134317797 gene encoding taste receptor type 1 member 1-like; translation: MFQMMRFSVEEINNSSTLLPNVSLGYEIFNRCSDTQNFPSVLALIAQNGSIPAPRYFNHYQPKIIAVTGPHESTRSITVSQFFMMDLIPMVNYGASNYDLSNKKLYPSFLRTVPNNKVLVEIIIRIIKWFGWNWVAFIGSHDDYSRDGLKLFTQELRDYNICLAYQEILEQDSNYQSTLQTLEKLNVKVIVVFSSVDVAKNIIKAAIKNNIRNKVWIAGEGWSMNKQIPNEPGIQNIGNVFGITEKKMSFPGFNQFIYSSRTNGDGKHSMKGKNQPPQTQKRMCNQVCNNCTYIDSENIINENPTFSFPIYAAIYTMAHALHNVLQCDENGCNRNMSVYPFMLLKEMKKLNFTLNGRQVMYDNKGDTLVAYDVVYWSLGTGSSVKRIGSYTTYPKISFSINNSLIGWDRNASVPFGNCSAQCQKGFQRQRDNNHACCFQCKICQRNTYVNYTQNPYACVACNADEWSEQGSTSCKKRSILYLHYTNPLSLVILAFSVLFIVLCIAITILFLYSINTPVVKSAGGNMCFIMLASLAMSSISVFFFFEQPTMISCIFRNVMFYVFYTISISCLAVRSFQIVCIFKMAAKFPKIYRLWVQHNGQWLVIAMFPFFQLMILVLWVILKTPDSSTNTEFYYDAIILGCSTGHFGFKCVSVFFTWSLSVLCFSFSYMGTDLPKNYNEAKSITFSMLLFYISWSFYFTANMISADPHVQLLNAVAQLFSLYGILMSYFIPKSYVIVFQPKKNTQAYFQTSIQTYTQTMSRM